In a genomic window of Mycolicibacter heraklionensis:
- the thrC gene encoding threonine synthase: MSSTRTPIHRPWPGLIGAYRDRLPIGDDWTAITLHEGGTPLIHAKRISEQTGCTVHLKVEGLNPTGSFKDRGMTMAVTDAVARGQQAVLCASTGNTSASAAAYAARAGITCAVLIPQGKIAMGKLAQAVMHGAKIIQIDGNFDDCLELARKMATDFPTISLVNSVNPVRIEGQKTAAFEIVDALGTAPDIHSLPVGNAGNITAYWKGYREYYADGLTEKLPKMLGTQAAGAAPLVLGAPVKNPETIATAIRIGSPASWTQAVEAQVDSGGRFLAATDDEILAAYHLVAQSEGVFVEPASAASIAGLLKSVEDGWVPRGSTVVCTVTGNGLKDPDTALKDMPEVTAVPVDAATVVAELGLA, from the coding sequence GTGAGCTCCACCCGGACACCGATCCACCGCCCCTGGCCCGGTCTGATCGGTGCCTACCGCGATCGGCTTCCCATCGGCGACGACTGGACGGCCATCACCCTGCACGAGGGTGGCACCCCGCTGATCCACGCCAAGCGGATCTCCGAACAGACCGGCTGCACGGTGCACCTGAAGGTCGAGGGGCTCAACCCGACCGGCTCGTTCAAGGACCGCGGGATGACGATGGCGGTCACCGACGCGGTGGCCCGCGGCCAGCAGGCGGTGCTGTGCGCCTCGACCGGCAACACCTCGGCTTCGGCGGCGGCCTACGCCGCACGCGCCGGCATCACCTGCGCGGTGCTGATCCCGCAGGGCAAGATCGCGATGGGCAAGCTCGCGCAGGCAGTCATGCACGGCGCCAAGATCATTCAGATCGACGGCAACTTCGACGACTGCCTGGAACTGGCCCGCAAGATGGCCACCGACTTCCCGACCATCTCGCTGGTGAACTCGGTGAACCCGGTGCGCATCGAAGGTCAGAAGACCGCCGCGTTCGAGATCGTCGACGCACTGGGCACCGCGCCCGACATCCACTCGCTGCCGGTCGGTAACGCCGGCAACATCACCGCGTACTGGAAGGGCTACCGCGAGTACTACGCCGACGGCCTGACCGAGAAGCTGCCGAAGATGCTGGGCACCCAGGCCGCGGGGGCGGCTCCGCTGGTGCTGGGCGCGCCGGTCAAAAACCCGGAGACCATCGCCACCGCGATTCGCATCGGTTCGCCGGCGTCCTGGACGCAGGCCGTCGAAGCGCAGGTGGACTCCGGTGGGCGCTTCCTGGCCGCCACCGACGACGAGATCCTGGCCGCCTACCACCTGGTGGCGCAGTCCGAGGGCGTGTTCGTCGAGCCGGCCTCGGCGGCCAGCATCGCCGGCCTGCTCAAGTCGGTGGAGGACGGCTGGGTGCCGCGCGGTTCGACGGTGGTGTGCACCGTGACCGGCAACGGTCTCAAGGACCCGGACACCGCGCTCAAGGACATGCCCGAGGTGACCGCGGTTCCCGTCGACGCGGCCACCGTGGTCGCCGAATTGGGGCTGGCCTAG
- the thrB gene encoding homoserine kinase produces MVQLLPTGLTASVAVAASSANLGPGFDSLGLALGLYDEVIVETVESGLVVQVEGEGAGQVPLTSDHLVVQGILRGMREAGVQAPGMVVRCRNAIPHQRGLGSSAAAVVGGLAVVNGLVAQLDRPGLSEAQLIQLASEFEGHPDNASAAVLGGAVVSWTASKADGSADYSAAPLRLHPDIHLFPAIPQVRSSTAETRALLPEQVSHRDARFNVSRAALLVVALTERPDLLLAATEDVLHQPQRGAAQPESAAFLRLLRRHGVAAVLSGAGPAVIALSTAAQLPAEVLESPEARMFNVTEMPVGDAVKWNSGVAVPG; encoded by the coding sequence GTGGTTCAGTTGTTGCCGACCGGGTTGACGGCCAGCGTCGCGGTAGCGGCGTCGAGCGCCAACCTGGGCCCCGGCTTCGACAGCCTGGGTCTGGCGCTGGGGCTCTACGACGAGGTGATCGTCGAGACGGTCGAGTCCGGTCTGGTGGTGCAGGTCGAGGGGGAAGGCGCCGGTCAGGTGCCGCTGACTTCCGATCACCTTGTGGTGCAAGGCATCCTGCGCGGCATGCGCGAAGCCGGCGTGCAGGCCCCCGGAATGGTGGTGCGCTGCCGCAATGCGATTCCGCATCAGCGCGGCCTGGGCTCGTCGGCGGCCGCGGTGGTCGGTGGGCTGGCCGTGGTCAACGGCCTTGTCGCACAACTTGATCGGCCCGGCCTGTCCGAAGCCCAGCTGATCCAGCTGGCCTCGGAGTTCGAGGGCCACCCCGATAACGCCTCCGCCGCCGTCCTGGGCGGGGCAGTGGTGTCCTGGACCGCGAGCAAGGCCGACGGCAGTGCCGACTACTCAGCAGCGCCGCTGCGACTGCACCCCGACATCCATCTGTTCCCGGCGATCCCGCAGGTGCGCTCGTCGACGGCCGAGACCCGCGCGCTGCTGCCCGAACAGGTCAGCCACCGCGATGCCCGGTTCAACGTCAGCCGGGCCGCGCTGCTGGTGGTGGCACTCACCGAGCGGCCCGACCTGCTGCTGGCGGCCACCGAGGATGTGCTGCACCAGCCGCAGCGCGGCGCCGCGCAGCCGGAGTCGGCGGCATTCCTGCGATTGCTGCGTCGGCACGGCGTCGCGGCCGTGCTTTCCGGTGCCGGACCTGCGGTGATCGCGCTGTCGACAGCGGCCCAACTGCCCGCTGAGGTGCTTGAGTCCCCGGAGGCGCGAATGTTCAACGTCACGGAGATGCCGGTCGGCGACGCGGTCAAGTGGAACTCCGGGGTGGCGGTGCCGGGTTGA
- the rho gene encoding transcription termination factor Rho, with the protein MTETDLFTAEGSTDQESLSTPPSTPETSQDVAAGGSDAAPSAPETASEPATTESAPAPAPASAPEASAPENGAAPSDGSLSAMVLPELRALANRVGVKGSSGMRKSELIAAIREVGGNGGNASDAQPSAEQPANGAANGAEPAPANEADAPAAPPRRERRGSNRATGAPAANDGEPEKPAEQDKPAEADAQGESRKQGRNEDKADKAEQSGARREREGAKGEPKTDSKTDDAAQSKRDDQGGDQSNRGGGDDDDRGGRRGRRFRDRRRRGERGSEGGGGGERNDAELREDDVVQPVAGILDVLDNYAFVRTSGYLAGPNDVYVSMNMVRKNGLRRGDAVTGAVRVARDGDQPNQRQKFNPLVRLDSVNGGPVEEARNRPDFTKLTPLYPNQRLRLETSGEKLTTRIIDLIMPIGKGQRALIVSPPKAGKTTIMQDIANAITRNNPECHLMVVLVDERPEEVTDMQRSVKGEVIASTFDRPPSDHTQAAELAIERAKRLVEQGKDVVVLLDSITRLGRAYNNASPASGRILSGGVDSTALYPPKRFLGAARNIEDGGSLTIIATAMVETGSTGDTVIFEEFKGTGNAELKLDRKIAERRVFPAVDVNPSGTRKDELLLSPDEFAIVHKLRRLLSGLDSHQAIDLLMSQLRKTKNNYEFLVQVSKTTPGMDND; encoded by the coding sequence GTGACCGAAACGGACCTCTTCACGGCTGAAGGCAGCACCGACCAGGAATCGCTGTCAACCCCCCCGAGCACTCCCGAGACCAGCCAGGACGTCGCCGCCGGCGGCAGTGACGCCGCGCCGTCCGCTCCGGAGACCGCGTCGGAGCCGGCCACCACCGAGTCCGCTCCCGCTCCCGCTCCCGCTTCGGCGCCCGAAGCGTCGGCGCCCGAAAACGGTGCTGCCCCCTCCGACGGCTCGCTGTCGGCGATGGTGCTGCCCGAACTGCGGGCACTGGCCAACCGCGTCGGTGTCAAGGGCTCCTCCGGGATGCGCAAGAGCGAACTGATCGCCGCGATCCGCGAGGTCGGCGGCAACGGCGGGAACGCTTCTGACGCCCAGCCCAGCGCCGAACAGCCCGCCAACGGCGCGGCCAACGGTGCCGAGCCCGCCCCGGCCAACGAGGCGGATGCCCCCGCGGCGCCGCCCCGCCGCGAACGCCGCGGCTCCAACCGTGCGACCGGCGCACCCGCCGCCAACGACGGAGAGCCCGAGAAGCCCGCCGAGCAGGACAAGCCCGCCGAGGCCGACGCCCAGGGTGAGTCGCGCAAGCAGGGCCGGAACGAGGACAAGGCTGACAAGGCCGAGCAGTCCGGTGCACGCCGTGAGCGTGAGGGCGCCAAGGGCGAGCCCAAAACCGACTCCAAAACCGACGACGCCGCGCAGTCCAAGCGCGACGACCAGGGCGGCGACCAGTCCAACCGGGGCGGTGGCGACGACGACGACCGCGGTGGCCGTCGCGGCCGCCGTTTCCGTGACCGGCGTCGCCGTGGCGAACGTGGCAGCGAAGGCGGCGGCGGTGGCGAGCGCAACGACGCCGAGCTGCGCGAGGACGACGTCGTCCAGCCGGTCGCCGGCATCCTCGACGTGCTGGACAACTACGCGTTCGTGCGTACCTCCGGCTACCTGGCCGGCCCCAACGACGTCTACGTCTCGATGAACATGGTCCGCAAGAACGGGCTGCGCCGTGGTGACGCGGTGACCGGCGCCGTGCGGGTGGCCCGGGACGGCGACCAGCCCAACCAGCGGCAGAAGTTCAACCCGCTGGTGCGGTTGGACTCGGTCAACGGCGGCCCGGTTGAAGAGGCCCGGAACCGTCCGGACTTCACCAAGCTGACCCCGCTCTACCCGAACCAGCGGCTGCGTTTGGAGACCTCCGGGGAGAAGCTGACCACCCGGATCATCGACCTGATCATGCCGATCGGCAAGGGGCAGCGCGCGCTGATCGTGTCGCCGCCCAAGGCCGGTAAGACCACGATCATGCAGGACATCGCCAACGCGATCACCCGCAACAACCCGGAGTGCCACCTGATGGTGGTGCTGGTCGACGAGCGTCCTGAAGAAGTCACCGACATGCAGCGCTCGGTCAAGGGTGAGGTCATCGCCTCGACCTTCGACCGGCCGCCGTCAGACCACACCCAGGCCGCCGAGCTGGCCATCGAGCGGGCCAAGCGCCTGGTCGAGCAGGGCAAGGACGTGGTCGTACTGCTGGACTCGATCACCCGGCTGGGTCGTGCCTACAACAACGCCTCCCCGGCGTCGGGCCGCATCCTGTCCGGTGGTGTGGACTCCACCGCGCTCTACCCGCCCAAGCGGTTCCTGGGCGCGGCCCGCAACATCGAGGACGGCGGTTCGCTGACCATCATCGCCACCGCGATGGTGGAGACCGGCTCCACCGGTGACACGGTGATCTTCGAAGAGTTCAAGGGCACCGGCAACGCCGAGCTCAAGCTGGACCGCAAGATCGCCGAGCGCCGGGTGTTCCCGGCCGTCGACGTCAACCCGTCGGGCACCCGCAAGGACGAGCTGCTGCTCTCGCCGGACGAGTTCGCGATCGTGCACAAGCTGCGTCGCCTGCTGTCCGGTCTGGACTCGCATCAGGCCATCGACCTGTTGATGAGTCAGCTGCGCAAGACCAAGAACAACTACGAGTTCCTGGTGCAGGTGTCCAAGACCACGCCGGGAATGGACAACGACTGA
- the rpmE gene encoding 50S ribosomal protein L31 has translation MKTGIHPAYGETTVVCGCGNSFTTRSTKESGHIVVEVCSQCHPFYTGKQKILDSGGRVARFEKRYGKRNAGAAAAAADDK, from the coding sequence ATGAAGACTGGCATTCACCCCGCCTACGGCGAGACCACCGTGGTCTGCGGTTGTGGGAACTCCTTCACCACCCGTAGCACCAAGGAGAGCGGCCACATCGTGGTCGAGGTCTGCTCGCAGTGCCACCCGTTCTACACCGGCAAGCAGAAGATCCTCGACAGCGGCGGCCGCGTCGCGCGCTTCGAGAAGCGCTACGGCAAGCGCAACGCCGGCGCCGCAGCAGCTGCAGCCGACGACAAGTAG